In Primulina eburnea isolate SZY01 chromosome 5, ASM2296580v1, whole genome shotgun sequence, a single window of DNA contains:
- the LOC140832033 gene encoding uncharacterized protein isoform X1 yields the protein MAAQYHDQENHEHQNHNQEQPVSDHQRYEKLLSSYLGLSFAIFLGSLPKNSISLLSTLQENNKVLTFELMQAEEQLRQLLSRRKEDSKANARVVEIFASHRHAWQQEEKRLLQQIDEGSEEIAFLKGKIEDFESVRAELEGNVQDLKREVGERDEMLDFVSRSNFEVEGSSGDCYSDMEVRYGKDGVSEGVELGVEECFLGAGLGETGTVYGQSTRGFTSDFLNSAASKIWSEKASPWQNMQYESLESQYNMKHFVARRDSPWKVDADSTGVSSKLKLLEQELLNLERIGKTDLSKVPYQMRKQAKRYQALAGKIDDLCTKMQASDPCEPTISSDFRTQRQTEFLLEAFRLQQRASETNQKLMTLQTEAGKSYHGEEFEGQAKLTTMRAMGSIRNNFKEIQRNLEIWLARIIGDLEGILSRDGTSRVREYYISRYPFVR from the exons ATGGCTGCCCAATACCACGACCAAGAAAACCATGAACACCAAAATCACAACCAAGAACAGCCAGTCAGTGATCATCAGCGTTATGAGAAGTTGTTGTCCTCATATTTAGGCCTCAGTTTCGCAATTTTTCTCGGGTCCTTGCCTAAAAACTCCATCTCTTTGCTCTCTACACTCCAAGAAAATAATAAAGTTCTCACCTTTGAGCTCATGCAAGCTGAAGAGCAGCTAAGGCAACTTCTCTCGAGAAGGAAAGAGGACTCAAAGGCAAATGCAAGAGTTGTCGAAATCTTTGCCAGCCACAGACACGCATGGCAGCAGGAAGAGAAGAGACTGTTGCAGCAGATCGATGAGGGCAGCGAAGAAATAGCGTTCTTGAAGGGTAAaattgaagattttgaaagtgTGAGGGCTGAATTGGAGGGTAACGTTCAAGATTTGAAAAGGGAAGTCGGGGAGAGAGATGAAATGCTGGATTTTGTGAGCAGAAGTAACTTTGAGGTAGAGGGTAGTAGTGGAGATTGCTATAGTGACATGGAGGTGAGGTATGGGAAAGATGGGGTGTCAGAAGGGGTTGAGTTGGGAGTAGAAGAGTGTTTTCTGGGAGCTGGGTTGGGTGAAACGGGTACTGTTTATGGGCAGAGTACGAGAGGGTTTACTTCAGATTTCTTGAATTCTGCAGCTTCAAAAATCTGGTCTGAAAAAGCAAGTCCCTGGCAG AATATGCAATATGAATCCCTTGAATCACAGTACAATATGAAGCATTTTGTGGCTAG AAGAGACTCTCCTTGGAAGGTTGATGCGGACTCTACTGGAGTTTCCTCTAAACTAAAATTACTTGAGCAAGAGCTGCTAAATTTGGAAAGAATCGGCAAGACAGATCTATCAAAGGTGCCATATCAAATGAGAAAACAGGCCAAGAGGTATCAAGCATTGGCAGGAAAAATTGATGATCTGTGCACAAAAATG CAAGCTAGTGATCCCTGCGAGCCCACCATCAGTTCAGACTTCCGTACACAGAGACAAACAGAGTTTTTACTTGAAGCATTTCGACTACAGCAACGTGCTTCTGAAACTAATCAGAAACTGATGACTTTACAAACTGAAGCTGGAAAATCTTACCATGGAGAGGAATTCGAAGGCCAGGCTAAACTAACCACGATGCGAGCCATGGGCTCTATCAGAAACAACTTCAAAGAAATCCAGAGAAATTTAGAGATATGGCTGGCCAGAATAATCGGAGATCTTGAAGGCATTTTGTCCAGAGACGGTACTTCTCGTGTGAGAGAGTACTACATCTCTAGGTACCCTTTTGTTCGATGA
- the LOC140832033 gene encoding uncharacterized protein isoform X2, which translates to MAAQYHDQENHEHQNHNQEQPVSDHQRYEKLLSSYLGLSFAIFLGSLPKNSISLLSTLQENNKVLTFELMQAEEQLRQLLSRRKEDSKANARVVEIFASHRHAWQQEEKRLLQQIDEGSEEIAFLKGKIEDFESVRAELEGNVQDLKREVGERDEMLDFVSRSNFEVEGSSGDCYSDMEVRYGKDGVSEGVELGVEECFLGAGLGETGTVYGQSTRGFTSDFLNSAASKIWSEKASPWQNMQYESLESQYNMKHFVARDSPWKVDADSTGVSSKLKLLEQELLNLERIGKTDLSKVPYQMRKQAKRYQALAGKIDDLCTKMQASDPCEPTISSDFRTQRQTEFLLEAFRLQQRASETNQKLMTLQTEAGKSYHGEEFEGQAKLTTMRAMGSIRNNFKEIQRNLEIWLARIIGDLEGILSRDGTSRVREYYISRYPFVR; encoded by the exons ATGGCTGCCCAATACCACGACCAAGAAAACCATGAACACCAAAATCACAACCAAGAACAGCCAGTCAGTGATCATCAGCGTTATGAGAAGTTGTTGTCCTCATATTTAGGCCTCAGTTTCGCAATTTTTCTCGGGTCCTTGCCTAAAAACTCCATCTCTTTGCTCTCTACACTCCAAGAAAATAATAAAGTTCTCACCTTTGAGCTCATGCAAGCTGAAGAGCAGCTAAGGCAACTTCTCTCGAGAAGGAAAGAGGACTCAAAGGCAAATGCAAGAGTTGTCGAAATCTTTGCCAGCCACAGACACGCATGGCAGCAGGAAGAGAAGAGACTGTTGCAGCAGATCGATGAGGGCAGCGAAGAAATAGCGTTCTTGAAGGGTAAaattgaagattttgaaagtgTGAGGGCTGAATTGGAGGGTAACGTTCAAGATTTGAAAAGGGAAGTCGGGGAGAGAGATGAAATGCTGGATTTTGTGAGCAGAAGTAACTTTGAGGTAGAGGGTAGTAGTGGAGATTGCTATAGTGACATGGAGGTGAGGTATGGGAAAGATGGGGTGTCAGAAGGGGTTGAGTTGGGAGTAGAAGAGTGTTTTCTGGGAGCTGGGTTGGGTGAAACGGGTACTGTTTATGGGCAGAGTACGAGAGGGTTTACTTCAGATTTCTTGAATTCTGCAGCTTCAAAAATCTGGTCTGAAAAAGCAAGTCCCTGGCAG AATATGCAATATGAATCCCTTGAATCACAGTACAATATGAAGCATTTTGTGGCTAG AGACTCTCCTTGGAAGGTTGATGCGGACTCTACTGGAGTTTCCTCTAAACTAAAATTACTTGAGCAAGAGCTGCTAAATTTGGAAAGAATCGGCAAGACAGATCTATCAAAGGTGCCATATCAAATGAGAAAACAGGCCAAGAGGTATCAAGCATTGGCAGGAAAAATTGATGATCTGTGCACAAAAATG CAAGCTAGTGATCCCTGCGAGCCCACCATCAGTTCAGACTTCCGTACACAGAGACAAACAGAGTTTTTACTTGAAGCATTTCGACTACAGCAACGTGCTTCTGAAACTAATCAGAAACTGATGACTTTACAAACTGAAGCTGGAAAATCTTACCATGGAGAGGAATTCGAAGGCCAGGCTAAACTAACCACGATGCGAGCCATGGGCTCTATCAGAAACAACTTCAAAGAAATCCAGAGAAATTTAGAGATATGGCTGGCCAGAATAATCGGAGATCTTGAAGGCATTTTGTCCAGAGACGGTACTTCTCGTGTGAGAGAGTACTACATCTCTAGGTACCCTTTTGTTCGATGA